A region from the Salifodinibacter halophilus genome encodes:
- the nadB gene encoding L-aspartate oxidase: MTTDNAHSDLLIIGSGAAGLYAADRAAADGARVTLVTADQLASGSSYWSQGGIAAVTTADDDFASHAADTRAAGRGYCKDEAVTVLVREGAAIANDLIERGMPFDRHESGSLQRGLEGGHSHHRVLHALGVQTGKALVDFLIGQVRERANLTVIENAFAYRLLTDASGHCGGAMLYRWQHGDNLTLTANATVLATGGYSALFARSTNPHTSAGDGLALAANAGATLSDMAFVQFHPTAFYSASGPCFLLSEALRGAGATLVDAHGRRFLADRDSAELAPRDVVARAIFQQIEYQEQPFVGLDLRHLDPTHLTAGFDYLLKQVATQGVDSTREPIPVAPAAHYCIGGVATDLDGHTGVPGLYACGEVAATGVHGANRLASNSLLECLVFGQRTARHALHDRSPRQRPTPGNGCMMYVDSGRAQDFIARRRDLADLLTAQAGLVRDADGLQYALDALDQASSESQTKPVRTGTEYYDCRTRYMYQIARTVVSSALHRPSSIGVHYRCDELANNRHVDTTI, translated from the coding sequence GTGACCACGGATAACGCCCACAGCGATCTTCTGATTATTGGCAGCGGTGCAGCTGGGCTATACGCAGCCGATCGTGCCGCCGCCGATGGCGCCCGAGTCACACTCGTAACCGCCGACCAGCTCGCCTCGGGCAGCAGTTACTGGAGCCAAGGCGGTATCGCGGCCGTGACAACGGCTGATGACGACTTTGCGTCCCATGCCGCAGATACCCGGGCCGCCGGGCGCGGTTACTGCAAGGACGAGGCCGTCACCGTATTGGTGCGCGAAGGCGCCGCCATCGCCAACGACTTAATCGAACGCGGCATGCCATTCGATCGCCACGAATCGGGCTCGCTGCAACGTGGCCTCGAAGGCGGCCATTCTCACCACCGCGTCCTCCACGCACTGGGGGTTCAAACCGGCAAGGCGCTGGTCGACTTCCTTATCGGTCAAGTTCGCGAACGCGCGAATCTCACCGTCATCGAGAATGCTTTCGCATACCGGTTACTGACCGACGCCAGCGGCCACTGTGGTGGCGCCATGCTGTATCGCTGGCAACACGGCGACAATCTGACCCTGACCGCCAACGCCACTGTACTGGCCACCGGTGGCTACTCGGCACTTTTTGCTCGCAGCACCAATCCGCACACGTCGGCCGGCGACGGCTTGGCACTCGCGGCAAACGCGGGGGCAACGCTGTCGGACATGGCATTCGTCCAGTTTCATCCCACGGCCTTTTACAGCGCCTCGGGCCCCTGCTTTTTGCTGAGTGAAGCGCTGCGCGGTGCCGGCGCGACGTTGGTCGACGCACACGGGCGACGCTTTCTCGCTGACCGAGATAGTGCCGAACTAGCGCCGCGCGATGTCGTCGCCCGGGCCATCTTTCAACAGATCGAATACCAAGAGCAGCCGTTTGTCGGACTCGACTTACGCCACCTTGATCCAACGCATCTGACAGCCGGATTCGATTACCTCTTGAAGCAAGTCGCCACACAAGGCGTGGACAGCACCCGCGAGCCAATCCCGGTCGCGCCCGCCGCGCATTACTGCATTGGCGGCGTAGCAACCGACCTCGATGGCCACACCGGCGTCCCGGGCCTCTACGCTTGCGGCGAAGTGGCAGCCACCGGTGTCCACGGCGCCAACCGGCTCGCCAGTAACTCGCTGCTGGAATGTCTCGTCTTCGGCCAACGCACCGCCCGGCACGCGCTGCACGACCGTTCGCCACGCCAGCGCCCGACGCCCGGTAATGGCTGCATGATGTATGTCGACAGCGGGCGCGCACAGGACTTCATCGCCCGCCGCCGTGACCTCGCCGACTTGCTCACGGCGCAAGCTGGCCTTGTACGCGATGCCGATGGGCTTCAGTACGCGCTCGACGCGCTGGACCAAGCCTCTAGCGAGTCGCAAACAAAGCCGGTGCGCACCGGTACCGAATACTATGACTGCCGCACACGCTATATGTACCAGATTGCGCGGACCGTCGTTTCATCCGCGCTACATCGACCATCCAGCATCGGTGTGCATTACCGGTGTGATGAGCTGGCAAACAATCGCCACGTGGATACTACGATCTAG
- the nadA gene encoding quinolinate synthase NadA translates to MTDFETLRDEINQLRSDKNAVILAHNYERPEIQDISDYLGDSLGLSRQAAATDADVIVFCGVHFMAETASITSPDKTVLIPDLNAGCSLAESITVDELKNWKAEHPDATVVTYINTSAAIKAECDYCVTSSNAVKVIESIPEDEPILFLPDKFLGTYVEMMTGRKLHIWPGACHVHEKIGDMNLAEKQESYPNAEMLIHPECGCSTACMMNSAMNFDCASAHIHSTSGMLTRAEQSEADEFVVATETGILHQLRQRNPGKTFHAADDNSVCEYMKMTTLPKLRDALKHTQFQIRVDPELAAAARQPIDRMLAVG, encoded by the coding sequence ATGACCGATTTCGAAACGCTTAGAGACGAAATCAATCAACTTCGAAGCGATAAAAACGCCGTCATACTGGCGCACAACTACGAACGCCCGGAAATCCAGGACATCAGCGACTACCTGGGCGATTCGCTTGGCCTGTCACGCCAGGCCGCAGCCACTGATGCTGACGTGATCGTATTCTGCGGCGTGCACTTCATGGCCGAGACCGCTTCCATTACGTCGCCGGACAAAACCGTGCTGATCCCCGATCTGAACGCCGGTTGCTCCCTGGCCGAGAGCATCACCGTGGATGAGCTGAAAAATTGGAAAGCTGAGCATCCCGACGCAACCGTGGTCACCTATATCAATACCAGCGCGGCAATCAAGGCCGAATGCGATTACTGCGTAACGTCATCCAATGCGGTCAAGGTCATCGAATCGATCCCGGAAGACGAACCCATCCTGTTTCTTCCGGACAAATTCCTCGGCACCTACGTTGAAATGATGACCGGTCGCAAGCTCCACATTTGGCCGGGCGCCTGCCACGTACACGAAAAAATCGGCGACATGAATCTAGCCGAAAAACAAGAGTCCTATCCCAACGCCGAGATGCTCATTCATCCGGAATGCGGCTGCTCAACGGCTTGCATGATGAATTCGGCCATGAATTTCGACTGTGCCAGCGCCCATATTCACTCGACAAGCGGCATGCTGACGCGCGCCGAACAATCCGAAGCCGACGAATTCGTGGTCGCCACCGAGACTGGCATCTTGCACCAATTACGCCAGCGAAACCCCGGCAAAACCTTCCACGCTGCCGACGACAACTCGGTCTGCGAGTACATGAAGATGACTACGCTGCCCAAACTCCGCGACGCCCTGAAACATACCCAATTCCAGATCCGCGTCGACCCTGAGCTCGCCGCCGCCGCTCGCCAACCCATCGACCGTATGCTCGCCGTCGGCTAA
- the aroB gene encoding 3-dehydroquinate synthase: protein MAAQQCKPTKQVDVDLGTRGYRIHAGPGLLDRAVEVIDLSRPARVLIVTNTAVAPLHAQRLQRALAERFSVDMLVLPDGEAFKRMDVVASIHTRLLATGCGRDALVIALGGGVVGDVAGFAAATYQRGIDYVQVPTTLLAQVDSSVGGKTGVNHALGKNMVGAFHQPRSVIADLDTLTTLPAREYSAGLAEVVKYGLLGDHAFIDWLIASTDALMARDAPTLAEVVRRSCQNKADIVVADEYESGQRALLNLGHTFGHAIETELGYGVWLHGEAVAAGMCMAADMSARLGLLDAAECPRIESLIAALGLPTEPPRRLSRQRLRTAMARDKKTSAGQLQVIVLRAIGDAVVMPAEEPALDATLARYLG, encoded by the coding sequence GTGGCCGCCCAGCAATGTAAACCAACCAAGCAGGTCGACGTAGACCTGGGCACGCGGGGCTATCGGATTCACGCCGGCCCCGGGTTGCTCGATCGCGCCGTCGAAGTGATCGACTTGTCGCGGCCCGCGCGCGTCCTGATCGTGACCAATACGGCCGTCGCGCCGCTCCATGCGCAACGTTTGCAAAGGGCATTGGCCGAACGGTTTTCGGTGGATATGCTCGTGTTGCCCGATGGCGAGGCGTTCAAGCGCATGGATGTCGTCGCGTCGATTCATACACGTTTGCTCGCGACCGGTTGCGGGCGCGACGCGCTGGTCATCGCGCTGGGGGGCGGCGTAGTAGGAGATGTCGCTGGCTTCGCGGCCGCCACCTACCAACGTGGTATCGATTACGTTCAGGTGCCGACCACGCTGCTCGCCCAGGTTGATTCTTCGGTCGGTGGCAAGACGGGCGTCAATCATGCGCTTGGCAAGAATATGGTGGGCGCTTTCCATCAGCCACGCAGTGTGATCGCCGACCTGGACACATTAACGACATTGCCCGCACGCGAGTATTCGGCGGGTTTGGCCGAAGTCGTCAAATATGGCCTGCTCGGCGATCATGCCTTTATAGACTGGTTGATCGCCTCAACCGATGCGCTCATGGCGCGCGACGCGCCCACTTTGGCGGAGGTCGTACGACGCTCGTGCCAGAACAAAGCCGACATTGTGGTCGCAGATGAATATGAATCGGGGCAACGCGCGCTGCTGAACCTCGGCCATACCTTTGGCCATGCCATCGAGACCGAGCTTGGTTACGGCGTATGGCTGCATGGCGAGGCTGTGGCGGCTGGCATGTGTATGGCCGCCGATATGTCCGCTCGACTCGGCTTGCTGGACGCGGCTGAGTGCCCGCGGATCGAATCATTGATCGCTGCACTCGGCCTTCCGACAGAGCCGCCGCGTAGGCTAAGCCGCCAACGTCTAAGAACCGCCATGGCGCGTGATAAAAAGACGAGCGCCGGCCAGTTACAGGTCATCGTTTTACGCGCAATCGGCGATGCAGTGGTCATGCCCGCTGAGGAACCTGCACTGGATGCGACGCTGGCGCGCTATTTGGGCTGA
- the aroK gene encoding shikimate kinase AroK, whose product MAANPNIFLVGPMGAGKTTIGRRIAEMKGMQFADSDQEVEKKTGVDISFIFDMEGEQGFRKRECDMIAQLSEQANTVIATGGGAVSDAATRDLLSARGVVVYLQTSIEQQLARTRKADNRPMLEGVDDVEATLRELSEQRDPLYRSIADIVVTSGQQAAKHMASEVVEQLEAIGHG is encoded by the coding sequence ATGGCAGCAAATCCCAATATCTTTCTAGTGGGGCCGATGGGTGCGGGCAAGACCACGATCGGTCGGCGGATCGCCGAGATGAAAGGCATGCAGTTTGCCGACTCCGATCAGGAAGTCGAGAAAAAAACTGGTGTCGATATCTCGTTCATCTTCGACATGGAAGGCGAGCAAGGTTTCCGGAAACGTGAGTGCGACATGATCGCGCAGCTCTCCGAGCAAGCGAACACGGTTATCGCGACCGGCGGTGGCGCCGTGAGCGACGCCGCGACGCGGGATCTTTTGTCCGCGCGTGGCGTTGTCGTGTATCTGCAGACCTCGATTGAGCAGCAGCTCGCACGCACTCGCAAGGCTGACAATCGGCCCATGCTTGAAGGTGTCGACGACGTCGAGGCAACGCTTCGCGAACTGTCGGAACAGCGCGACCCCTTATATCGAAGCATCGCCGATATTGTCGTGACCTCTGGTCAGCAGGCCGCCAAGCACATGGCGAGCGAAGTCGTCGAGCAGCTTGAGGCGATCGGACACGGTTAA
- the pilQ gene encoding type IV pilus secretin PilQ, whose product MIPDSVDCKCRLSVCSGVLIVLLAMVALTAAAVEPGGQQFDANGDGQSIIADADRHVTHIDFRRGKDDAGRVVLKLSGVHAPVSVRRAGARVLAVISDTQLPVRWQKHLDVRDFGSIVDSIDVDRNNGDVQVKIKPRKGADFTQIAYATGHTVNIEIRPRGNSQSGGKKKNKSEYTGQKISLSFQDVEVRKLLQIIADVAKVNLVTSGQVSGAMSLRLQDVPWDQALHIILRSQGLGKRRDGNVINIAPLAQMAARDKAERAANRATENLKPIHNQIIALNYAQAGDIKKLVKAGKGGAGSLLSERGHIQVDQRTNSLIIGATQPHIDAIQKLIKQLDHAQQQVLIQARIVLANRDFGRKLGTQFNARGAEQKAGTGPGGNQIAGARSRASQVNAGGFSTSLPVGNATSELATSIITGHMNIGLVLQAMQTEKQGKIVSSPRVITANGQKASVSRGTQIPYLSSTGRSNVGTSIDFKKAELKLAVTPRITPDDHILMDLNIQQDSRGETIPTANGGSEPAINTNQLKTKVLVDNGNTLVLGGIYKHINTQGTSSVPFFGKIPLLGRLFKKTTRTNNRRQLLIFITPRILDSQVRQTASN is encoded by the coding sequence GTGATCCCGGACAGTGTTGATTGCAAATGTCGATTATCGGTGTGCTCTGGCGTATTGATTGTCCTGTTGGCAATGGTCGCGTTAACAGCCGCGGCCGTCGAACCAGGCGGGCAGCAATTCGATGCCAATGGCGACGGCCAGTCGATAATCGCAGATGCTGATCGACACGTGACCCACATCGATTTTCGCCGTGGTAAGGATGACGCTGGCCGTGTTGTGTTGAAACTAAGCGGCGTGCATGCGCCGGTCAGCGTAAGACGGGCCGGCGCTCGGGTTCTGGCGGTGATCAGCGACACCCAATTGCCCGTACGCTGGCAAAAGCATCTCGACGTGCGTGACTTTGGCTCGATCGTGGATAGCATCGACGTCGATCGCAATAACGGCGACGTCCAGGTCAAAATCAAACCGAGAAAAGGCGCCGATTTCACTCAGATCGCCTATGCGACTGGGCATACGGTCAATATCGAAATCAGGCCGCGCGGTAATAGCCAATCTGGTGGCAAAAAGAAAAACAAATCGGAATACACGGGCCAGAAAATTTCGCTTTCGTTTCAGGACGTAGAAGTCCGCAAGTTGCTTCAGATCATCGCCGATGTGGCGAAAGTCAATCTGGTGACGTCCGGACAAGTCAGTGGTGCGATGTCCCTGCGTTTGCAGGATGTGCCTTGGGACCAGGCACTGCATATTATTTTGCGGTCACAAGGGCTTGGCAAACGACGTGATGGCAATGTCATCAACATCGCGCCGCTAGCGCAGATGGCGGCGCGTGATAAGGCCGAGCGAGCCGCCAACAGAGCAACCGAAAATCTCAAACCGATACACAATCAGATTATTGCGCTGAACTATGCACAGGCAGGCGACATCAAGAAGTTGGTTAAGGCCGGCAAGGGTGGTGCCGGGTCGTTACTTTCCGAGCGCGGCCACATTCAGGTCGACCAGCGCACCAATAGCCTGATTATCGGTGCGACCCAGCCACACATCGACGCGATTCAAAAGCTGATTAAGCAGCTCGACCATGCACAGCAGCAGGTTTTGATTCAGGCACGGATTGTCTTGGCCAATCGTGATTTCGGGCGCAAGCTGGGTACCCAGTTCAACGCCCGCGGTGCCGAGCAAAAAGCAGGGACCGGGCCTGGCGGCAATCAGATTGCCGGCGCGCGCAGTCGTGCTTCACAAGTGAACGCCGGTGGGTTTTCAACCAGTCTGCCTGTCGGTAATGCGACGAGTGAGCTTGCGACCTCGATTATCACGGGGCACATGAACATCGGTCTCGTGCTCCAGGCGATGCAGACCGAAAAACAAGGCAAGATCGTGTCGTCGCCGCGCGTCATCACGGCCAATGGTCAGAAAGCATCGGTGAGCCGCGGTACGCAGATCCCGTATCTGTCGTCGACCGGGCGCAGCAATGTCGGGACTTCGATTGATTTCAAGAAGGCCGAACTCAAACTCGCGGTGACGCCACGAATTACGCCAGACGACCACATCCTGATGGATTTGAATATCCAGCAGGACAGCAGAGGCGAGACGATTCCAACCGCGAACGGTGGTTCAGAGCCGGCGATAAACACCAACCAACTCAAGACCAAGGTCCTTGTGGATAATGGCAACACGCTCGTGCTCGGTGGAATCTATAAGCACATCAATACCCAGGGCACGTCGAGCGTGCCATTTTTTGGTAAGATCCCGCTGTTGGGCCGATTGTTCAAGAAAACGACCCGTACGAACAACCGGCGTCAACTACTGATATTCATTACGCCGCGTATCCTCGATTCGCAGGTACGCCAGACCGCGAGCAACTAA
- a CDS encoding pilus assembly protein PilP: MAVRRALVGVAALPVVVALAGCGNHDDDARDFVRQVRAEEPAPIKLPPERYSYQPFIYKAGERRQPFQPAHAKAQRIRVAPSSPDPNPDRPREPLEQFSLGALAMVGTITDGDVIYALIKAPSGVIYRVKPGRYMGKHAGKIRQITTNGLLLREIVPKSGGGYRKKRTRLHVGQSG, from the coding sequence ATGGCCGTTCGTAGGGCTCTAGTGGGCGTTGCCGCGTTGCCCGTGGTTGTTGCGTTGGCTGGTTGTGGCAACCACGACGACGACGCGCGTGATTTTGTCCGGCAAGTGCGTGCCGAAGAACCAGCGCCTATAAAACTGCCGCCCGAGCGATACTCGTACCAGCCGTTTATCTACAAAGCCGGCGAACGGCGCCAACCGTTCCAGCCGGCACATGCTAAAGCGCAGAGGATTCGCGTGGCGCCCAGCAGCCCTGACCCCAACCCGGATCGGCCGCGCGAGCCACTGGAACAATTTTCTCTCGGGGCGTTGGCGATGGTGGGGACGATCACCGACGGCGACGTGATCTACGCCCTGATAAAAGCGCCGAGTGGTGTGATCTATCGCGTCAAGCCGGGGCGCTATATGGGCAAGCATGCCGGCAAGATCCGCCAGATAACGACCAATGGACTGCTCCTACGGGAGATCGTGCCGAAGAGCGGCGGCGGCTATCGCAAAAAGCGGACAAGGCTGCACGTTGGCCAGTCGGGATAG
- the pilO gene encoding type 4a pilus biogenesis protein PilO: protein MAQLNEYVDQLRDLDRNNIGSWPTWVYGLFVVVLVALIVIGSYYYVLKPRQQALAQAQQQKQALEKVFRHKHKRVAHIDQYERQLTKLKKELKSLLAQLPSKTEVPNLLRDVSDKRASNGLSEALFKPKKSHKHKFYVTLPNKLVVRGAYHDLARFVSDVAQLSRIVTIDSVDIRPVEHDPDNLKMRVTLKTYRYIGDGRS, encoded by the coding sequence GTGGCGCAGTTGAACGAGTACGTTGATCAACTCAGAGATCTAGACCGAAACAATATTGGTAGTTGGCCGACATGGGTGTATGGCCTGTTCGTGGTGGTGCTCGTGGCTTTGATCGTCATCGGCTCTTATTACTACGTGTTGAAGCCGAGGCAACAGGCTTTGGCCCAGGCGCAGCAGCAAAAGCAGGCGCTAGAAAAAGTATTTCGCCATAAACACAAACGTGTTGCGCATATTGATCAATATGAAAGGCAACTAACAAAACTTAAAAAAGAGCTCAAAAGCCTGCTCGCGCAATTGCCGAGCAAAACGGAAGTCCCGAATCTGTTACGCGACGTATCGGATAAACGCGCTTCCAACGGTCTGAGCGAAGCGCTTTTTAAACCTAAGAAAAGTCACAAACATAAGTTCTACGTGACTCTGCCGAATAAGTTGGTAGTCCGAGGTGCTTACCACGACCTGGCACGGTTTGTGTCTGACGTCGCCCAGCTCTCGCGCATCGTCACGATCGATAGCGTTGACATCCGCCCAGTCGAACACGACCCGGATAACTTGAAAATGCGCGTGACGCTCAAGACCTACCGGTATATCGGCGATGGCCGTTCGTAG
- a CDS encoding PilN domain-containing protein: protein MSDLIRLNLLDWRGARRQARQQRFFVMLAVAGVLAAVFFGVLPHWYYGRLISAQKSRNDYLQNQINVADQKLHKIKRLKKVRRRIINRMQVIKKLQNARPAIVHYFDQLVATIPDGVYLKTLKQSGDTTTLKGVAKANANISSYMSNLADAKWLTKPRLIVIEHRRVNGKQYSHFTLQVQSIHPTHQPKNANKGDKPSRVAKRGAVERVR from the coding sequence ATGAGCGATCTGATCCGACTCAATTTGCTGGATTGGCGTGGCGCGCGGCGACAAGCGCGACAACAGCGCTTTTTCGTGATGCTTGCAGTTGCGGGTGTGCTAGCCGCAGTATTTTTTGGTGTGTTGCCGCATTGGTATTACGGCCGACTGATAAGCGCGCAGAAATCGCGTAATGACTATCTGCAGAATCAGATCAATGTCGCGGATCAGAAGCTGCACAAAATAAAGCGACTCAAGAAAGTGCGCCGGCGGATTATCAACCGCATGCAGGTGATCAAAAAGCTTCAGAACGCACGTCCGGCGATCGTGCATTATTTTGATCAGCTCGTCGCCACGATTCCGGACGGGGTTTATCTCAAAACGCTGAAACAGTCGGGTGATACCACCACCTTAAAAGGAGTGGCGAAGGCGAACGCCAATATCTCGTCATACATGTCGAATCTTGCTGACGCGAAGTGGCTCACCAAGCCGCGTTTAATTGTGATCGAACACCGGCGCGTGAACGGTAAACAATACTCGCATTTCACCTTACAGGTGCAAAGCATCCATCCGACGCATCAACCTAAGAACGCTAATAAAGGCGATAAGCCGAGCAGGGTGGCCAAACGTGGCGCAGTTGAACGAGTACGTTGA
- the pilM gene encoding type IV pilus assembly protein PilM, translated as MSPFVDAFKKNRSGFMGVDIGMRRLHLLEFSGSEQPCVSGFGSASIADHAVIDDRVADIDAVGDSVKQALHRSGIGSRRAALAVAGPAVISKMVELPAGLGDAEIEEQIHYDAAAYISHPIEELHLDFRIVESDPSNPDINRVMLAACRRDTVASYIDALAKGGISVAIVDLASAALENACGLLVGDIPAAQVLTNRAVFDVRAEYTRLTVQHRGKSVYSRELTLATQQLTDLLVAQHDVLNEDDLFGQLRAGAISASMIADKVADFAADAARQIEQALQFFTSAAAFDETIDEVVIVGDIGLLPGSERALGEHLNRPFRLGNPIANMSASSAAKDKNVEWYGPALSVASGLAIRAVR; from the coding sequence ATGTCGCCTTTTGTCGATGCTTTCAAGAAGAATCGCAGTGGCTTCATGGGCGTCGACATTGGGATGCGACGTTTGCACCTGCTCGAATTCAGCGGTAGTGAACAACCCTGTGTTAGTGGCTTCGGTAGCGCCTCCATCGCTGATCATGCGGTCATAGATGATCGAGTGGCAGATATCGATGCCGTTGGCGATTCGGTCAAGCAAGCTTTGCATAGGAGCGGTATAGGCTCACGTCGTGCAGCACTTGCTGTTGCCGGTCCGGCAGTTATCAGCAAGATGGTCGAGCTGCCGGCCGGTCTTGGCGATGCCGAAATCGAAGAGCAGATTCATTATGACGCCGCTGCCTATATCTCGCATCCAATCGAAGAGCTTCACCTAGACTTCCGGATTGTGGAATCTGATCCCAGTAACCCGGATATTAACCGGGTTATGCTTGCCGCCTGTCGTCGCGATACGGTCGCTAGTTATATCGACGCGCTGGCAAAAGGCGGTATCAGTGTGGCGATCGTCGATCTCGCATCGGCGGCATTGGAAAATGCCTGCGGCTTGCTGGTCGGAGACATCCCAGCGGCCCAAGTTCTGACGAACCGCGCTGTATTTGATGTGCGCGCCGAGTATACGCGCCTGACCGTTCAGCACCGTGGTAAGAGTGTCTACAGTCGCGAACTGACGCTCGCGACACAACAGCTTACCGACTTGCTGGTGGCGCAGCACGACGTGCTTAACGAGGACGATTTGTTCGGTCAGCTTCGGGCTGGGGCTATTAGCGCGTCCATGATCGCCGACAAGGTCGCGGATTTTGCTGCTGACGCCGCCAGGCAGATCGAACAAGCGCTACAGTTTTTTACTTCAGCGGCTGCGTTCGACGAGACGATCGATGAAGTCGTGATCGTGGGTGATATCGGCCTTTTGCCTGGCAGTGAACGGGCGCTTGGCGAACATCTGAACCGGCCGTTTCGCCTTGGTAATCCAATCGCCAATATGTCAGCCAGTAGCGCGGCGAAGGATAAGAATGTCGAGTGGTATGGGCCTGCGCTGTCAGTTGCCAGTGGCCTGGCCATAAGAGCCGTGAGATGA